One genomic segment of Porphyromonadaceae bacterium W3.11 includes these proteins:
- a CDS encoding KilA-N domain-containing protein has protein sequence MVQKSTNIFAYEGNNITFAKGDDLMINATQMARPFGKRPAKWLELPSTQEFISQLSAIRKSDRLIETVNGVGTWMHEDVALEFARWLSPLFAIWCNDRIKQLLLDGVTYLEPKAFKDVPMVITSEGKQGYYFRDVLSAVGYSRMSGTANDYKKRYPNDFFQLAGRNYCSPRIAQLIGKRAEIRQLEAEMMQSLPSGEEVCL, from the coding sequence ATGGTACAGAAATCGACCAACATCTTTGCCTACGAAGGCAACAACATCACCTTTGCTAAGGGCGACGACCTTATGATCAACGCAACCCAAATGGCACGACCTTTTGGAAAAAGACCAGCCAAATGGCTTGAACTTCCATCTACTCAAGAATTCATTTCTCAGCTCTCAGCTATCCGAAAATCGGATAGGTTAATCGAAACAGTTAATGGTGTTGGTACATGGATGCACGAAGATGTAGCACTTGAATTTGCAAGATGGTTGTCCCCACTGTTTGCTATTTGGTGTAATGACCGTATCAAGCAACTTCTCCTTGATGGTGTAACCTATCTCGAGCCGAAGGCCTTTAAGGACGTGCCGATGGTGATCACTTCAGAGGGTAAGCAAGGGTACTACTTCCGTGATGTGCTGAGCGCTGTGGGGTATTCTCGTATGAGTGGCACCGCAAACGACTATAAGAAGCGGTACCCCAATGACTTCTTTCAACTCGCAGGTCGTAACTATTGTAGCCCTCGCATCGCACAGCTCATAGGGAAGAGGGCTGAGATTCGACAGCTCGAAGCCGAGATGATGCAGTCACTCCCAAGTGGAGAGGAGGTGTGCTTATGA
- the secDF gene encoding protein translocase subunit SecDF: protein MQNKGLVKGIAIALTIICAFYLSFTFVSGHYTRKAKEYANGDVNKEIRYLDSLSAKKVWMNYSLKEVRENEIGLGLDLKGGMTVILELNAADVLETLSGNSQDPVFRAALESADAKQERSQKDFISLFIDEFHEKDPGARLSAVFGTLELKDRINSSSTDAEVEAVLRSELKEAIDSSHKVLRTRIDRFGVVAPNIQRLEGSNRILVELPGITEPERVRKLLQGSANLEFWECYLLPEIWAELEKADELLAELQSHRDANVTEQTQPVEGVEDGMKDESAVENANETTTEQSDLDALKEKMTEEATTADDVAKATTVDTQSHPLFSKLMPNIAQGQVISSAIVGMARATDMAAIDSMLNLPRVKEILPRNLQLKWSVKEIEEGAKVYQLFAIKSTRRDGRAALSGDVVTTAESVIQNSHGRQDPGVSMRMNSEGTREWARLTKENVGRPIAIVLDDVVYSAPNVINEIPNGESSITGNFTIDEANDLANTLKSGKMAASVRIVQEDVVGPSLGKEAIRAGVISFAIALVLLMIYMCAMYGIMPGLVVDVALLLNFFFTLGILASLHAVLTLPGIAGLVLTLAMAVDANVIIFERVKEELAVGKSMIRAIEDGYKNAFSAIIDANITSILTGIILYYFGTGPIRGFATTLIVGLICSFLTAVFLTRIFFEKKAKSGKMDKVTFTTSLSRNFLANTNVNFVGKRKMGLGIALLILLIGGVSLGTMGLNSGIDFTGGRNYVVKFDHPVSTAEVADLLSEPLDGAVNVITISTSDQVRISTNHKIDINTPEVDHEIESLIYEGLKPMLGDQVTMDQFVHHYIQSSQKVGASMAEDIKTGAVIAVILSLIVMALYILIRFRDVAFSVGAFASVTFTALAIIAFYALLWKIMPFSMEVDQTFIAAVLAIIGYAINDTIVVFDRIRETLRMYPNRDRFSIFNYSLNTTLTRTFNTSISTILVILIIFIFGGASIRSFTFAMMLGVIFGTYATLFVATPIAYYINNKKHIKAGGEDGEKLAKENKN, encoded by the coding sequence ATGCAAAACAAAGGTTTAGTAAAAGGAATTGCTATAGCCCTTACGATTATTTGTGCGTTTTATCTCTCGTTTACATTTGTATCGGGACATTACACACGAAAAGCTAAGGAGTATGCTAATGGAGATGTGAATAAGGAGATTCGTTATCTTGACTCTCTTTCTGCCAAGAAAGTGTGGATGAATTATTCACTAAAGGAAGTGAGAGAGAATGAGATAGGCCTAGGTCTCGACCTCAAAGGTGGTATGACTGTAATTCTTGAACTCAATGCAGCAGATGTCCTTGAGACTTTATCAGGAAATAGTCAAGATCCTGTATTTAGAGCTGCACTTGAGTCTGCGGATGCCAAGCAAGAGCGTTCTCAGAAGGATTTCATTAGTCTGTTTATTGACGAATTCCACGAGAAGGATCCTGGAGCAAGACTTTCAGCCGTTTTTGGAACATTAGAACTTAAGGATAGGATCAATTCCAGCAGTACTGATGCTGAAGTTGAAGCTGTTCTTCGTTCTGAGCTAAAAGAAGCTATTGATAGTTCACATAAAGTTCTCCGTACTCGTATAGACCGTTTTGGTGTAGTTGCTCCTAATATCCAAAGACTAGAGGGCAGTAACCGTATCTTGGTAGAGCTTCCAGGTATTACTGAGCCTGAGCGTGTTCGTAAGTTGCTCCAAGGAAGTGCTAATCTTGAATTCTGGGAGTGCTATTTGCTTCCTGAGATTTGGGCTGAGCTTGAAAAGGCTGATGAGTTATTAGCAGAGCTCCAGTCACATAGAGATGCCAATGTTACAGAGCAAACACAGCCTGTAGAAGGTGTTGAAGATGGGATGAAGGATGAGTCAGCAGTAGAAAATGCTAATGAGACCACTACTGAGCAAAGTGATTTAGATGCTCTTAAGGAAAAAATGACTGAAGAGGCTACCACTGCTGATGATGTAGCTAAGGCTACAACTGTTGATACTCAATCACATCCATTGTTCTCTAAGCTGATGCCAAATATAGCACAGGGACAAGTTATTTCTTCGGCTATTGTTGGTATGGCGAGAGCTACAGATATGGCTGCTATTGACTCTATGCTTAATCTTCCACGAGTGAAAGAGATTTTACCACGTAACCTTCAATTGAAATGGAGTGTCAAGGAAATCGAAGAAGGGGCTAAGGTATATCAGCTGTTTGCTATCAAATCTACTCGTAGAGATGGCAGAGCTGCCTTGTCTGGTGACGTTGTTACTACAGCAGAGAGTGTTATTCAGAACTCACATGGTCGTCAAGATCCAGGTGTTTCGATGAGGATGAATAGCGAAGGAACTCGTGAGTGGGCTAGGTTGACTAAGGAGAATGTGGGACGACCTATCGCTATCGTCCTTGATGATGTGGTTTACTCCGCTCCTAATGTTATCAATGAAATTCCTAATGGAGAATCTTCCATCACAGGTAATTTTACTATTGACGAGGCTAATGACTTAGCAAATACTCTTAAGTCAGGAAAAATGGCGGCATCTGTACGTATTGTACAAGAGGACGTTGTTGGACCATCACTTGGTAAAGAAGCGATTCGTGCAGGTGTGATCTCTTTTGCCATAGCACTAGTTCTGTTGATGATCTACATGTGTGCTATGTACGGAATAATGCCAGGTCTTGTTGTGGACGTCGCGTTGTTACTTAACTTCTTCTTTACTCTTGGAATATTAGCTTCATTGCATGCGGTATTAACACTACCAGGTATTGCTGGTTTGGTATTGACTCTCGCTATGGCGGTAGATGCTAACGTTATTATCTTTGAGCGTGTCAAGGAAGAGTTGGCTGTTGGTAAGTCTATGATTCGAGCTATTGAGGATGGATACAAAAATGCATTCTCTGCGATCATCGACGCTAATATTACCTCTATCCTTACAGGTATTATCCTATACTATTTCGGTACTGGTCCTATTCGAGGATTTGCCACCACTCTGATTGTTGGTTTGATCTGTTCATTCCTAACAGCCGTATTCCTTACTCGTATCTTCTTTGAGAAGAAAGCCAAGAGTGGCAAGATGGATAAGGTAACCTTTACTACATCATTGTCCAGGAACTTCTTGGCAAATACTAACGTGAACTTCGTTGGCAAGCGCAAGATGGGACTAGGCATTGCACTCCTGATTCTCTTGATAGGTGGTGTATCTCTTGGTACTATGGGTCTTAATTCAGGTATTGACTTTACTGGAGGTCGTAACTACGTTGTGAAGTTTGATCATCCAGTCTCTACAGCTGAAGTCGCAGATCTATTGTCTGAGCCACTTGATGGTGCTGTGAACGTTATTACTATCTCTACATCAGATCAAGTGCGTATCTCTACCAATCATAAGATTGACATTAATACCCCAGAAGTGGATCATGAGATTGAGTCCCTTATTTATGAAGGTTTGAAGCCAATGCTTGGTGATCAAGTAACTATGGATCAATTTGTCCATCACTACATACAAAGCTCACAAAAAGTAGGTGCAAGTATGGCGGAAGATATTAAGACAGGAGCTGTTATTGCAGTGATCCTTTCACTGATTGTGATGGCGTTATATATCTTGATTCGTTTCCGCGATGTTGCCTTCTCCGTAGGTGCTTTTGCTTCAGTAACCTTTACTGCACTTGCAATTATAGCTTTCTACGCTCTACTTTGGAAGATTATGCCATTCTCAATGGAGGTGGATCAGACATTTATTGCAGCCGTGCTGGCTATTATTGGTTACGCTATTAACGATACTATTGTGGTCTTTGATAGGATTAGAGAAACCCTACGTATGTATCCTAATAGAGATCGATTCTCCATTTTCAATTATTCTCTTAATACTACACTGACACGTACATTCAATACCTCTATCAGTACTATTTTGGTAATCTTGATTATCTTTATCTTTGGAGGAGCTAGCATCCGTAGCTTTACATTTGCGATGATGTTAGGTGTGATATTCGGTACTTATGCTACACTCTTTGTAGCTACTCCTATTGCTTATTATATTAATAATAAGAAGCATATTAAGGCAGGTGGCGAAGATGGTGAAAAACTAGCAAAAGAGAATAAAAACTAA
- a CDS encoding PASTA domain-containing protein gives MELGEDKDNLTPKKQTKAWKVILFNIAAMVVIGLVLIWISMLLLKSYTRHNQAFRMPDVTGMTQEEAQRTLSKESLMMEVTDSIYSELMPAGVVLETTPKPGSMIKKKRTIYVIVNNSQVKQLSVPDVHEISRRQAEALLRGSGFINVTVKYIPGTFHDLALYLKNPNGRILTVGEKVPYNMALTLEVTSSDMMEEAIRDSLISEGVEESLIHNGPKDTPNQSNDNPDNSGEDWF, from the coding sequence ATGGAATTAGGAGAAGATAAAGATAATCTAACCCCGAAAAAGCAGACTAAAGCTTGGAAAGTAATACTTTTTAATATTGCAGCTATGGTCGTTATTGGCTTGGTATTAATATGGATATCAATGCTGTTGCTAAAGTCCTATACCCGACATAATCAGGCCTTCAGAATGCCTGATGTGACTGGTATGACTCAAGAAGAAGCTCAGAGAACATTGAGTAAGGAGAGTTTGATGATGGAGGTTACCGACTCCATATATAGTGAGCTGATGCCAGCAGGAGTGGTTTTAGAAACTACACCCAAGCCAGGCTCTATGATTAAGAAGAAACGTACTATTTATGTTATTGTAAATAACTCGCAGGTTAAGCAGTTGTCCGTACCAGACGTTCACGAGATTTCTAGACGACAGGCAGAAGCCTTGCTAAGGGGTAGTGGGTTCATTAATGTTACGGTCAAGTACATTCCTGGTACTTTTCATGATTTAGCTCTATATCTTAAGAATCCTAATGGTAGGATATTGACTGTAGGAGAAAAGGTTCCCTATAATATGGCACTCACACTAGAGGTGACTAGCTCTGATATGATGGAGGAAGCGATACGTGATAGCTTGATTAGTGAGGGTGTAGAGGAGTCATTAATTCATAATGGACCAAAGGATACCCCAAATCAAAGTAACGATAACCCTGACAATTCTGGAGAAGATTGGTTTTGA
- a CDS encoding RluA family pseudouridine synthase: MSDRAIHTEGDIDLDLEDGDVEEQRELFEHYSTIVDKGQSPLRIDRFLVDKMPKVSRNRIQLAAEAGALFVNDKPVKSNYKVKPGDEVALKLERPPYELEIIPEDIPLNIVYEDEYLLVVNKQPGLVVHPGHGNYTGTLVNALAYHLRDNKAYDANDPRLGLVHRIDKDTSGLLLVAKDPEVRTALSRQFFHKTTRREYQALVWGRLPETAGTIRSNLGRDPKNRMLMYNFPYLGEEGKPAVTHYEVIEELAYVSFVKCNLETGRTHQIRAHMMSLGSPIFNDNRYGGDEIRRGNRFATYKKYIQNCFKLCPRQALHAKSLGFYHPVMKREMDFDSPLPDDMSQLLNKWRAYVAAGDVTASDEVGI; this comes from the coding sequence ATGTCCGATAGGGCGATTCATACAGAAGGTGATATAGACTTGGATCTTGAGGATGGTGATGTAGAGGAGCAGAGGGAGCTTTTCGAACACTATTCAACTATCGTGGATAAGGGGCAGAGTCCGTTGCGAATAGATCGCTTCTTAGTGGATAAGATGCCTAAGGTTAGCCGGAATAGAATTCAATTAGCGGCAGAAGCGGGAGCTTTGTTTGTTAACGATAAGCCTGTTAAGTCTAATTATAAGGTTAAGCCTGGTGATGAAGTAGCTCTGAAGCTAGAGAGACCACCGTACGAATTGGAGATTATTCCTGAGGATATTCCCCTGAATATTGTCTATGAAGATGAGTACTTACTTGTGGTGAATAAGCAGCCTGGTTTGGTAGTTCATCCTGGGCATGGTAATTATACGGGTACTCTGGTGAATGCGTTGGCATACCACTTGAGGGATAATAAAGCGTACGATGCTAATGATCCTAGGCTTGGACTAGTTCACCGAATAGATAAAGACACCAGCGGGTTACTACTCGTTGCCAAAGATCCAGAGGTGAGAACAGCCTTATCCAGACAATTCTTTCATAAGACGACGCGTCGTGAGTATCAAGCGTTGGTCTGGGGACGACTACCAGAGACCGCTGGTACCATTCGGAGTAACCTAGGACGTGACCCTAAGAATAGGATGCTGATGTATAACTTTCCATACCTTGGAGAGGAAGGTAAGCCAGCAGTGACCCATTATGAGGTGATTGAGGAATTGGCATACGTGAGTTTTGTGAAATGTAACTTAGAGACAGGACGTACTCATCAAATCAGGGCTCACATGATGTCTTTAGGCTCACCGATTTTTAATGACAATCGGTATGGAGGTGATGAGATACGACGAGGAAATCGCTTTGCAACGTACAAAAAGTATATTCAAAACTGCTTTAAGCTCTGCCCAAGGCAGGCACTACATGCTAAGTCCTTAGGCTTTTATCATCCAGTGATGAAGAGAGAAATGGACTTTGACAGTCCACTGCCAGATGATATGAGTCAGTTATTGAATAAGTGGCGAGCCTATGTGGCCGCTGGTGATGTGACAGCGTCAGATGAAGTCGGTATTTGA
- a CDS encoding D-alanine--D-alanine ligase, giving the protein MKKAPKIALMAGGYSKEYEVSLKSQAGIRSFLEGSELEVYDLLITKDKWVLLLDGVEYPIDRNDFSVSLPNGQRLTFDYVYMTIHGTPGEDGLMTGYLDMLGIPYSCCPTAIGAMTFNKHLCKHYLHSLGINIAPSICLHKGEHIRPIILAVEPGLPAFIKPNVGGSSVATNKVMEVNDILPAFEAAFAEADEVMMEALITGTEVTCGAFEDGDGLHILPVTEVVPKNEFFDYDAKYNGAVEEITPARISEKMTAEIQQLTHEIYGYLGARGIIRVDFIIQNDVPVLLEVNTTPGMTATSFIPQQVRADGRNMRDVLVGIINYHLGRD; this is encoded by the coding sequence ATGAAGAAAGCACCAAAAATAGCCTTAATGGCAGGGGGATATAGCAAAGAGTACGAAGTCTCACTTAAGAGTCAGGCTGGTATTCGTAGCTTTTTGGAGGGCAGCGAACTAGAGGTCTATGATTTGCTGATCACTAAAGATAAGTGGGTCTTGCTCCTAGATGGAGTGGAGTATCCTATTGATCGTAATGACTTTAGTGTGAGCCTTCCTAATGGTCAGAGATTGACCTTTGACTACGTCTATATGACCATTCATGGTACCCCAGGAGAAGATGGCTTAATGACGGGGTATCTAGATATGCTTGGTATCCCATACTCATGCTGTCCGACGGCTATAGGTGCGATGACGTTCAATAAGCATCTATGCAAACATTATCTGCATAGCTTAGGCATAAATATTGCACCTAGTATTTGTTTGCATAAGGGAGAGCACATTCGACCCATCATATTAGCTGTTGAGCCTGGATTACCTGCATTTATTAAGCCAAATGTAGGGGGGAGTAGTGTAGCTACTAATAAAGTAATGGAGGTTAATGATATATTACCTGCATTTGAAGCTGCTTTTGCAGAAGCCGATGAGGTGATGATGGAAGCATTGATTACCGGAACAGAAGTAACCTGTGGAGCCTTTGAAGATGGTGATGGGTTGCACATCCTTCCAGTGACAGAAGTGGTCCCGAAGAATGAGTTTTTTGACTACGATGCCAAGTATAATGGTGCTGTAGAGGAGATTACTCCAGCCCGTATTAGTGAAAAGATGACTGCTGAGATTCAGCAACTGACACATGAGATATACGGTTATTTAGGAGCTAGGGGGATTATTCGAGTGGACTTTATCATTCAGAATGATGTGCCGGTATTACTAGAGGTTAATACCACACCTGGCATGACAGCAACGAGCTTTATCCCCCAGCAAGTGAGGGCTGATGGACGTAATATGCGAGACGTACTCGTTGGAATTATTAACTATCATCTCGGAAGAGATTAA
- a CDS encoding 1-acyl-sn-glycerol-3-phosphate acyltransferase yields the protein MNNIPRTSDEYFEGIRPYLDEEVRENLKELLEVDEIKAIVNGLILNNISEQELAKQVDSIDSVNDFKKLFLAPVAREIQKRSTFSLTSSGRSNLDKSGEEKYLFISNHRDIILDSAFLNVILMERGLSLPRVAIGDNLLIKPWIKSLVRMGSAFIVKRKPSIREKIVESRRLSMYIRSSIMYKEESVWLSQSEGRRKNSDDRTQFGVLRMLTLSSEDKDIAKALAPLNITPVSITYEFDPCDYLKAQEMLQKEINPEWQKSPMDDMINMQTGLQGQKGRVHFAITPPLTDLSSITARAEDKKQEIQMIADEIDRQIFLNYRFYPSNYAAYDLLYGGTTFKDMYSTKERANFELYLENQIDKVRVDGKKDSAFLLKKLLEMYSTPLKNHLLAKKELR from the coding sequence ATGAATAATATACCAAGGACGAGCGACGAATACTTTGAGGGCATCCGTCCATATCTTGATGAAGAGGTACGTGAAAACCTTAAGGAGCTTTTGGAGGTTGATGAAATAAAGGCGATTGTAAATGGATTGATTCTGAATAACATCAGTGAGCAAGAGCTAGCTAAGCAAGTGGATTCGATTGATTCGGTTAATGATTTCAAGAAGCTTTTTTTAGCTCCTGTCGCTAGAGAGATACAGAAGCGGAGTACCTTTTCCCTAACCTCTTCGGGTAGGAGTAATTTGGATAAGAGTGGAGAGGAAAAGTATTTATTTATTTCCAATCACCGTGATATTATATTGGACTCAGCTTTTCTTAACGTGATTCTGATGGAGAGGGGGCTTAGCCTCCCACGTGTAGCTATAGGGGATAATTTATTAATCAAGCCGTGGATAAAGTCATTGGTACGTATGGGTAGTGCCTTCATCGTAAAGAGGAAACCTTCGATACGAGAGAAAATTGTGGAGTCAAGGCGACTCTCAATGTATATCAGGAGCTCTATCATGTACAAGGAGGAGTCAGTATGGTTGTCACAGAGTGAAGGACGTCGAAAGAATTCAGATGATCGTACTCAGTTCGGGGTCTTAAGGATGCTGACCTTGAGTAGCGAAGACAAGGATATAGCCAAGGCGTTGGCACCACTGAATATTACACCGGTTTCGATCACATACGAGTTTGATCCCTGTGATTATCTTAAGGCTCAGGAGATGCTTCAGAAAGAGATTAATCCAGAGTGGCAAAAGTCTCCAATGGATGATATGATCAATATGCAGACCGGTCTGCAAGGTCAGAAAGGGCGAGTACACTTTGCTATAACACCTCCACTTACTGACCTATCATCTATCACTGCACGTGCTGAAGATAAAAAGCAGGAGATACAGATGATTGCAGATGAGATTGACCGTCAGATCTTTCTCAATTATAGATTTTATCCATCTAATTATGCTGCGTATGACCTTCTCTATGGTGGTACCACATTTAAGGATATGTATTCTACTAAAGAGAGGGCGAACTTCGAACTCTATCTTGAAAATCAGATAGATAAGGTAAGGGTAGATGGTAAGAAAGATAGTGCGTTCTTGTTGAAGAAACTTTTAGAAATGTACTCTACGCCACTGAAAAATCATTTGTTAGCAAAGAAAGAATTGAGATGA
- a CDS encoding isochorismatase family protein — MKALVIIDPQNDFINGTLPVGGADQSMDKLAAELSAISVDKIFVTMDCHPTDHMSFSAQGGPWPPHCMKYSEGAAIWPSLFTALAAHPAEVHFIEKGTDSNKEEYSAFEMTFPAELREAEEVYLCGLAGDVCVLNSLRDLAKHGLGDKIIVLEDVTPSLDDGSALLEMIGKTGVRVTKIGNI, encoded by the coding sequence ATGAAAGCATTAGTTATTATAGACCCTCAGAATGATTTTATCAATGGTACACTGCCTGTAGGTGGTGCAGATCAATCTATGGATAAGCTTGCAGCAGAGCTATCAGCTATATCTGTGGATAAGATATTTGTGACGATGGATTGCCATCCCACTGACCATATGAGTTTTTCAGCCCAAGGTGGACCATGGCCACCCCATTGTATGAAGTACAGTGAGGGTGCCGCTATATGGCCATCTCTATTTACTGCACTAGCCGCACATCCGGCGGAAGTTCATTTTATTGAAAAAGGTACTGACTCCAATAAGGAAGAATACAGTGCGTTTGAGATGACCTTTCCGGCAGAGTTAAGAGAGGCTGAGGAGGTTTACTTGTGTGGTCTAGCAGGTGATGTATGCGTGTTGAATAGCTTACGTGATTTAGCAAAACATGGGCTAGGTGATAAGATTATAGTTTTGGAGGATGTGACACCTAGTCTTGATGACGGCAGTGCATTATTAGAAATGATTGGAAAAACTGGGGTGAGGGTCACAAAAATTGGAAATATTTAA
- a CDS encoding DUF4494 domain-containing protein has protein sequence MSWFDCKITYEKEVNQSGKMRKVSESYLVDAETFTDAEARMVELMSSRGAFIMDSVKKVRMYEIFLDHKSQRFYKSKVGFISLDEKAGVEKKKYVQMLVQADDIEEALEGIKKGMADTMSDYEIASIVETTYMDVFPYEIEVKEG, from the coding sequence ATGAGTTGGTTTGATTGTAAAATAACATACGAAAAAGAAGTAAATCAGTCTGGTAAGATGCGCAAAGTCAGTGAGTCGTACTTAGTGGATGCTGAGACGTTCACAGATGCAGAGGCCAGAATGGTCGAGCTGATGAGTAGCCGTGGTGCCTTCATCATGGATAGTGTCAAGAAGGTTCGGATGTATGAGATTTTCTTAGATCATAAGAGCCAGCGCTTCTATAAATCAAAAGTTGGCTTTATCTCACTTGATGAAAAGGCAGGTGTGGAGAAGAAGAAGTATGTCCAGATGTTAGTACAGGCCGATGATATTGAGGAGGCTCTTGAGGGCATAAAGAAAGGAATGGCAGACACGATGTCTGATTATGAGATCGCAAGTATTGTAGAGACAACTTATATGGATGTTTTCCCGTACGAAATAGAAGTTAAGGAAGGGTGA
- a CDS encoding YggS family pyridoxal phosphate-dependent enzyme → MSIKENLEQLREELPKDVQLIAVSKYHTVEEVMEAYDAGQRIFGENRVQEMEEKQPQLPDDIEWHLIGTLQRNKVKYIIPYVHTIHSVDSEKLLNEIEKQCARRGREKVRALLQLHISGEETKHGFSREELQALLDGDTLKSLQHVEVVGIMGMGSLTNDQSIVEGEFARMQEIFKELKEGPFSGQESFKELSMGMSQDYQIALSYGTTYVRLGTAIFGQPNRRQ, encoded by the coding sequence ATGAGTATTAAGGAAAATCTGGAGCAACTTAGAGAAGAGCTACCAAAAGATGTTCAATTAATAGCGGTATCAAAGTACCATACAGTGGAGGAGGTGATGGAGGCGTATGATGCTGGTCAGCGCATATTCGGAGAGAACCGTGTGCAAGAAATGGAGGAGAAGCAACCCCAACTACCAGATGATATTGAATGGCATCTCATCGGTACGCTCCAACGAAATAAGGTAAAGTACATCATTCCTTATGTCCATACAATCCATAGTGTGGATTCTGAAAAGCTCCTTAATGAGATTGAGAAGCAGTGTGCTAGACGAGGCAGAGAAAAGGTAAGAGCCTTGCTGCAGCTACATATTAGTGGAGAAGAGACCAAGCACGGTTTTTCTCGTGAAGAACTTCAGGCACTCTTAGATGGCGATACGCTTAAGTCACTTCAGCACGTGGAGGTTGTAGGGATCATGGGGATGGGGTCCTTGACAAATGATCAATCAATTGTTGAGGGTGAATTTGCACGTATGCAAGAGATATTTAAGGAGTTAAAAGAGGGCCCTTTTTCTGGACAGGAGAGCTTCAAAGAGTTGTCTATGGGGATGAGTCAGGATTACCAGATCGCCCTCTCTTATGGCACTACATATGTACGTCTGGGTACGGCTATCTTTGGTCAACCAAATAGACGACAATAA
- a CDS encoding 1-deoxy-D-xylulose-5-phosphate reductoisomerase codes for MSKKFVTILGSTGSIGTQALQVIACHPEELGVHALVCNNSVEKLIEQALQFKPKVVVTGNPKHEKMLKKALKEHQIEVHSGPEAICDVAGSYQSDIVLTAMVGFSGLAPTIKAIESGKIIALANKETLVVAGDMIKALCHKHKSILLPVDSEHSAIFQCLVGEQLSAVEKIYLTASGGPFLDVPREELEHVTPEQALKHPNWTMGPKVTIDSATLMNKGLEMIEAHHLFNIDPKNIEILVHRQSIIHSMVGYKDGAIKAQLSSPDMRLPIAYALLYPKRLSGNTPLPSLSEMSQLTFEPARIDDFPCLRLAYDALEIGGTGPCVMNAANEVAVQRFLAGQISFTDIPKVIEYTMDKSDIRNVNSLEQLIGYNDHARQIAQAWHK; via the coding sequence ATGAGTAAGAAATTTGTAACGATATTGGGATCGACTGGGTCTATTGGTACTCAGGCGTTGCAGGTCATAGCATGTCATCCTGAAGAATTAGGAGTACATGCTCTGGTGTGTAATAATAGTGTCGAGAAGCTAATAGAGCAGGCACTTCAGTTTAAGCCGAAGGTTGTAGTAACTGGTAACCCTAAGCATGAGAAGATGCTCAAAAAAGCCCTCAAAGAGCATCAAATAGAGGTTCACTCTGGACCAGAGGCTATTTGTGATGTGGCAGGATCATATCAATCAGATATAGTCTTGACTGCGATGGTGGGCTTTTCTGGATTGGCACCTACTATTAAGGCTATTGAGAGTGGAAAGATTATAGCTTTGGCTAATAAGGAGACGCTGGTAGTAGCTGGTGATATGATAAAGGCTCTGTGCCATAAGCATAAGTCCATCCTCTTACCAGTAGATAGTGAGCACTCTGCAATTTTTCAATGTTTAGTGGGAGAGCAGTTAAGTGCTGTCGAAAAGATTTATTTGACTGCGTCTGGGGGTCCATTCTTAGATGTTCCTAGAGAAGAGTTGGAGCACGTAACTCCAGAGCAAGCTCTAAAGCATCCCAACTGGACTATGGGTCCTAAGGTCACTATCGACTCTGCCACTCTTATGAATAAGGGACTTGAGATGATAGAAGCCCACCACCTATTTAATATTGACCCTAAGAATATAGAGATATTGGTTCATCGCCAAAGTATAATACACTCTATGGTAGGGTACAAAGATGGGGCTATAAAAGCTCAGTTATCATCTCCAGATATGCGGTTGCCTATCGCATATGCATTGCTTTATCCAAAGCGGTTATCGGGTAATACACCTCTACCATCACTATCAGAGATGAGCCAGCTAACTTTTGAGCCAGCTAGGATAGATGATTTCCCATGTCTCCGACTGGCTTATGATGCCTTAGAAATTGGAGGAACAGGTCCATGTGTGATGAACGCTGCTAATGAAGTAGCGGTCCAACGATTTTTAGCTGGGCAAATTAGTTTTACTGATATTCCAAAAGTAATCGAGTACACTATGGATAAGTCAGATATCCGAAATGTTAATTCGTTGGAGCAACTGATTGGTTATAATGATCATGCTAGGCAAATAGCACAAGCATGGCACAAGTGA